A single region of the Polymorphum gilvum SL003B-26A1 genome encodes:
- a CDS encoding SDR family NAD(P)-dependent oxidoreductase, with translation MKIDGSCALVTGAGSGLGEATARLLAGLGARVGVFDLNAEAAARVAADIGGLALTGDVTDETAAGAAMTAAEAAFGPLRILVNCAGIGTASRIVGRDGPMPLAAFERVIRVNLVGTFNMMRLAAARMAAAEALDDGARGVIVNTASVAAFDGQIGQAAYAASKGGIVSLALPAAREFARSGIRVNTIAPGIFLTPLLHTLPQEAQQSLAASIPYPSRLGDPAEFADAVRFFVENQYANGEVLRLDGAVRLAPR, from the coding sequence ATGAAGATCGACGGAAGTTGCGCCCTGGTCACCGGAGCCGGCTCCGGCCTCGGCGAGGCGACTGCCCGCCTGCTCGCCGGCCTTGGCGCCCGGGTCGGCGTGTTCGACCTCAATGCGGAGGCGGCCGCGCGCGTCGCCGCGGACATCGGCGGCCTGGCGCTCACGGGCGACGTCACCGACGAAACCGCGGCCGGCGCAGCCATGACCGCGGCCGAGGCGGCCTTCGGCCCCCTGCGCATCCTGGTCAACTGCGCCGGCATCGGCACGGCGAGCCGCATCGTCGGCCGCGACGGGCCGATGCCGCTCGCCGCCTTCGAGCGCGTCATCCGCGTCAACCTGGTCGGCACCTTCAACATGATGCGGCTCGCCGCCGCGCGCATGGCCGCCGCCGAGGCGCTGGACGACGGCGCGCGCGGCGTCATCGTCAACACCGCCTCGGTCGCCGCCTTCGACGGCCAGATCGGCCAGGCCGCCTATGCCGCCTCGAAGGGAGGCATCGTCTCGCTCGCCCTGCCGGCGGCGCGCGAATTCGCCCGCAGCGGCATCCGCGTCAACACCATCGCACCCGGCATCTTCCTGACCCCGCTGCTGCACACCCTGCCGCAGGAGGCGCAGCAGAGCCTCGCCGCCAGCATTCCCTATCCGAGCCGGCTCGGCGATCCGGCCGAGTTCGCCGATGCGGTGCGCTTCTTCGTCGAGAACCAGTATGCCAACGGCGAGGTGCTGCGGCTCGACGGCGCCGTCCGCCTGGCGCCGAGGTAG
- a CDS encoding feruloyl-CoA synthase, with amino-acid sequence MAGAKLRAIRLWSPRLKWQERPDGSMVVWREDPLGAYPDKINERLAHWARVAPDRTWMAARAADGSWREVTYAQALDAVRRLGQAFLDRGLSIERPVMILSGNSIEHALVALGAQHVGIASAAISPAYALVSGDFNKLGDICRQITPGLVYAESGTPFQKAIDAVVPADVPVVSLRDPVAGREAIALDDLLKTEPTPSVDAAFDAVGPDTVAKFLFTSGTTGSPKAVIQTQRMMCANMEMVADCYAFLRDEPPVVVDWAPWNHTASGNKVFNLVIYHGGTFYIDEGKPTPKGIAETIRNLREVSPTWYFNVPAGFEMLVHAMESDETLRQSFFRRVKLLLYAGAGMAQHTWDDLNRLAEQTLGERILLATGLGSTETAPFSLFCTDEQEHPGNVGIPSQGITLKLVPVGDKLEARLKGPNITPGYWRNPALTEAAFDEEGFYKIGDALRFAVPGDPTKGFFFDGRIAENFKLQTGTWVAVGTLRAKLVNQLGGLARDAVIAGENQEELGALLLPVMPALRALVPGEADLDDDAVLAHPAVRAELEKRLSEHARQATGSATRVMRALFLDEEPSLDKGEITDKGSINQRAVLNHRKALVETLYSDDPRVLHAR; translated from the coding sequence ATGGCAGGAGCGAAGCTGCGCGCGATCAGGTTGTGGTCGCCCCGGTTGAAGTGGCAGGAACGGCCGGACGGCAGCATGGTCGTCTGGCGCGAGGATCCGCTCGGCGCCTATCCGGACAAGATCAACGAGCGCCTGGCGCATTGGGCGCGGGTCGCCCCGGACCGCACCTGGATGGCGGCGCGCGCGGCCGACGGCAGCTGGCGCGAGGTAACCTACGCCCAGGCGCTCGACGCCGTGCGCCGGCTCGGCCAGGCCTTCCTCGACCGCGGCCTGTCGATCGAGCGGCCGGTGATGATCCTGTCGGGCAATTCCATCGAACACGCTCTGGTCGCCCTCGGCGCCCAGCACGTCGGCATCGCCTCGGCGGCGATCTCGCCCGCCTACGCGCTCGTCTCCGGCGATTTCAACAAGCTCGGCGACATCTGCCGCCAGATCACCCCCGGCCTCGTCTATGCCGAATCGGGCACGCCGTTCCAGAAGGCGATCGACGCGGTCGTGCCCGCCGACGTGCCGGTCGTGTCCCTGCGCGACCCCGTCGCCGGCCGCGAGGCGATCGCTCTCGACGACCTGCTGAAGACCGAGCCGACGCCTTCGGTCGACGCCGCCTTCGACGCCGTCGGCCCGGACACCGTCGCCAAGTTCCTGTTCACCTCCGGCACCACCGGCTCGCCCAAGGCGGTCATCCAGACCCAGCGCATGATGTGCGCCAACATGGAGATGGTGGCCGACTGCTACGCCTTCCTGCGCGACGAGCCGCCGGTCGTGGTCGACTGGGCGCCGTGGAACCACACCGCCAGCGGCAACAAGGTGTTCAATCTGGTCATCTACCACGGCGGCACCTTCTACATCGACGAGGGCAAGCCGACGCCCAAGGGCATCGCCGAGACGATCCGCAACCTGCGCGAGGTGTCGCCGACCTGGTACTTCAACGTGCCGGCCGGCTTCGAGATGCTGGTCCACGCCATGGAGAGCGACGAGACCCTGCGGCAGAGCTTCTTCCGCAGGGTCAAGCTGCTGCTTTACGCCGGCGCCGGCATGGCCCAGCACACCTGGGACGACCTCAACCGCCTGGCCGAGCAGACCCTCGGCGAGCGCATCCTGCTCGCCACCGGCCTCGGCTCGACCGAGACCGCGCCGTTCTCCCTGTTCTGCACCGACGAACAGGAGCACCCCGGCAACGTCGGCATCCCGTCGCAGGGCATCACCCTGAAGCTGGTGCCGGTCGGCGACAAGCTGGAGGCCCGGCTCAAAGGTCCCAACATCACGCCCGGCTACTGGCGCAACCCGGCGCTGACCGAGGCCGCCTTCGACGAGGAAGGCTTCTACAAGATCGGCGACGCGCTGCGCTTCGCCGTGCCCGGCGACCCGACGAAGGGCTTCTTCTTCGACGGCCGCATCGCGGAGAATTTCAAGCTGCAGACCGGCACCTGGGTCGCCGTCGGCACGCTGCGCGCCAAGCTGGTCAACCAGCTCGGCGGGCTCGCCCGCGATGCCGTCATCGCCGGCGAGAACCAGGAGGAACTCGGCGCTCTGCTGCTGCCGGTGATGCCGGCCCTGCGCGCCCTGGTGCCCGGCGAGGCCGATCTCGACGACGACGCCGTCCTCGCCCACCCGGCCGTACGCGCCGAGCTGGAGAAGCGCCTGTCCGAGCATGCCCGCCAGGCGACCGGCTCGGCCACCCGCGTCATGCGCGCATTGTTCCTCGACGAGGAGCCGTCGCTCGACAAGGGCGAGATCACCGACAAGGGCTCGATCAACCAGCGCGCCGTGCTCAACCATCGCAAGGCGCTGGTCGAGACGCTGTACAGCGACGACCCGCGCGTCCTTCACGCCCGCTGA
- a CDS encoding crotonase/enoyl-CoA hydratase family protein: protein MAEAAISEFVSYELSDGIAHVGLNRPEKRNAINDRAVEAIAAVVARAEREAKAAVIFGHGKHFCAGLDLAEHVQKTPIEGVRGSRRWHAVFSMIEHGTIPWISALHGAVVGGGLELASATHIRVADRTAFMALPEGQRGIFVGGGGSVRAARLMGVARMTDMMLTGRVVSAEEAERWNLVQYVVDEGQARRKAEELARAAASNAELSNYAVINALPRIQDMAKEDGLFVESFIASFTSTSPEAEERLRAFLEKRAGKVQAPGT from the coding sequence ATGGCTGAGGCGGCGATTTCGGAGTTTGTGAGCTACGAGCTTTCCGACGGTATTGCGCATGTGGGCCTTAACCGCCCCGAAAAGCGCAACGCCATCAACGACCGCGCCGTCGAGGCGATCGCCGCGGTGGTCGCACGCGCCGAGCGCGAGGCCAAGGCGGCGGTGATTTTCGGTCACGGCAAGCATTTCTGCGCCGGCCTCGACCTCGCCGAGCACGTCCAGAAGACCCCGATCGAGGGCGTGCGCGGCTCGCGCCGCTGGCATGCGGTGTTCTCCATGATCGAGCACGGCACGATTCCCTGGATCTCCGCCCTGCACGGCGCGGTGGTCGGCGGCGGCCTGGAACTGGCCTCGGCGACCCACATCCGCGTCGCCGACCGTACCGCCTTCATGGCGCTGCCGGAAGGCCAGCGCGGCATCTTCGTCGGCGGCGGCGGCTCGGTGCGCGCCGCCCGGCTGATGGGTGTCGCGCGCATGACCGACATGATGCTGACCGGCCGCGTGGTGTCGGCCGAGGAGGCGGAGCGCTGGAACCTCGTGCAATACGTCGTCGACGAGGGTCAGGCGCGGCGGAAGGCCGAGGAACTGGCGCGCGCGGCGGCGAGTAACGCCGAGCTGTCCAACTACGCCGTCATCAACGCGCTGCCGCGTATCCAGGACATGGCCAAGGAGGACGGCCTGTTCGTCGAGTCCTTCATCGCCTCCTTCACCTCGACCAGCCCGGAAGCGGAGGAGCGGCTGCGCGCCTTCCTCGAGAAGCGCGCCGGCAAGGTCCAGGCGCCGGGAACGTGA
- a CDS encoding C4-dicarboxylate TRAP transporter substrate-binding protein — protein sequence MKKLLAMTALAASMAFGATMAEARELRIAPGAPPAHPSNSHLYQKLVEYLPQESDGRLTATVMGPEVVSLGQMKDALQSQIAEVGNLLPLYFPADLPMMAVTGQLSLIGTNSQAMGAAVTEFIVTCAPCQEEMKKMGFVYLGSGASDVYEFLTTKPVRTAEDLKGLRLRSGGAPWARLAENFGATPVQLSVLDQFEAINQGAIDGTMASIADMLSFRLVEVVKYVTFAPLGLYHSTSNFTVNKDTWASLSAEDRAAMVRAANRANADFTNRWGHDMPKDAEQASKDKGVELIEADASLVQAIKDFVEADIKTAGEYSQKEFGIADAPEQIQHFQELVAKWQAIAEAANNDPAVMAQKVYDEVWSKVDLASYGS from the coding sequence ATGAAGAAACTGCTTGCTATGACGGCGCTGGCGGCCAGCATGGCCTTCGGCGCGACGATGGCCGAGGCGCGCGAACTGCGCATCGCTCCGGGCGCGCCGCCGGCGCATCCGTCCAACAGCCACCTGTACCAGAAGCTGGTGGAATACCTGCCGCAGGAATCCGACGGCCGGCTGACCGCCACCGTCATGGGCCCCGAAGTGGTCTCGCTCGGCCAGATGAAGGACGCGCTGCAGAGCCAAATCGCCGAAGTCGGCAACCTGCTGCCGCTCTATTTTCCCGCCGACCTGCCGATGATGGCGGTGACCGGCCAGCTGTCGCTGATCGGCACCAACTCGCAGGCGATGGGCGCGGCGGTGACCGAATTCATCGTCACCTGCGCCCCGTGCCAGGAAGAGATGAAGAAGATGGGCTTCGTCTACCTGGGCTCCGGCGCGTCGGACGTCTACGAGTTCCTGACCACCAAGCCGGTGCGCACGGCGGAGGACCTCAAGGGCCTGCGCCTGCGTTCGGGCGGTGCGCCCTGGGCGCGTCTGGCCGAGAACTTCGGCGCCACCCCGGTGCAGCTGTCGGTGCTCGACCAGTTCGAGGCGATCAACCAGGGCGCCATCGACGGCACCATGGCCTCGATCGCCGACATGCTGTCGTTCCGTCTGGTCGAGGTGGTGAAATACGTCACCTTCGCGCCGCTCGGCCTGTATCATTCGACGTCCAACTTCACCGTCAACAAGGACACCTGGGCGAGCCTGTCGGCCGAGGACCGCGCCGCCATGGTGCGGGCCGCCAATCGCGCCAATGCCGACTTCACCAACCGCTGGGGCCACGACATGCCGAAGGACGCCGAGCAGGCGTCCAAGGACAAGGGCGTCGAACTGATCGAGGCGGATGCGTCGCTGGTGCAGGCGATCAAGGACTTCGTCGAGGCCGACATCAAGACGGCCGGCGAATACTCCCAGAAGGAGTTCGGCATCGCCGACGCGCCGGAGCAGATCCAGCACTTCCAGGAGCTGGTCGCGAAGTGGCAGGCGATCGCCGAAGCCGCGAACAACGACCCGGCGGTCATGGCCCAGAAGGTCTATGACGAGGTCTGGTCGAAGGTCGATCTCGCCAGCTACGGCAGCTGA
- a CDS encoding MarR family winged helix-turn-helix transcriptional regulator, which translates to MDQTIAPPLTADKVEMGQLEVSLGFLLRVSQLRVFEYFYKEIGHLGLKPGEFSVLWLIYCNPGIRQGILAQRLMIKNAHMTKLVRAFESDGYIMRTIPDHDRRAVELDLTPMGREFVARHRSDFFGYIGSLDSHLSADEKNELIRLLRKFSGLDREETK; encoded by the coding sequence ATGGACCAGACGATCGCGCCGCCGCTGACGGCCGACAAGGTCGAGATGGGCCAGCTGGAGGTCTCGCTCGGCTTCCTGCTGCGCGTGTCGCAGCTGCGCGTGTTCGAGTATTTCTACAAGGAGATCGGCCATCTCGGCCTCAAGCCGGGCGAGTTCTCGGTGCTCTGGCTGATCTACTGCAATCCGGGCATCCGGCAGGGCATCCTGGCGCAGCGGCTGATGATCAAGAACGCGCACATGACCAAGCTGGTGCGGGCCTTCGAGTCCGACGGCTACATCATGCGCACGATTCCCGACCACGACCGGCGCGCGGTCGAACTCGACCTGACGCCCATGGGGCGCGAGTTCGTCGCCCGCCACCGGAGCGACTTCTTCGGCTACATCGGCTCGCTCGACAGCCATCTGAGCGCCGACGAAAAGAACGAACTGATCCGCCTGCTGAGGAAGTTCTCGGGGCTGGACCGGGAGGAGACGAAATGA
- a CDS encoding 4-hydroxyphenyl-beta-ketoacyl-CoA hydrolase, with product MNLDDLIALDIHTHAEEPCCGPRDDGYDEFQAGMAKYFRNPAGAKGMLPTVRETAVYYRERKIGCVIFPVDAERETGFRRYSNEEVAQIAAENSDIMIPFASIDPAKGKAGAREARRLVREFGVRGFKFHPTMQGFYPNDRSAYVLYEAIAEEGAIALFHTGQTGVGSGMRGGMGMRLKFSNPMYLDDVAADFPDMPIILAHPSFPWQEEALSVATHKPNVYIDLSGWSPKYFPAILVQYANTILKHKMLFGSDWPAITPDRWLADFGKIEIRDEVRPLILKENARKILKL from the coding sequence ATGAATCTCGACGATCTGATCGCGCTCGACATCCATACCCACGCGGAGGAACCCTGCTGCGGCCCGCGCGACGACGGCTACGACGAGTTCCAGGCCGGCATGGCGAAGTATTTCAGGAATCCCGCCGGCGCAAAGGGCATGCTGCCGACCGTGCGCGAGACGGCCGTCTATTACCGCGAGCGCAAGATCGGCTGCGTGATCTTCCCCGTCGACGCCGAGCGCGAGACCGGCTTCCGCCGCTACAGCAACGAGGAAGTCGCCCAGATCGCGGCCGAAAACAGCGACATCATGATCCCCTTCGCGTCGATCGATCCGGCCAAGGGCAAGGCCGGGGCGCGGGAGGCGCGCCGTCTGGTGCGCGAGTTCGGTGTCAGGGGCTTCAAGTTTCACCCGACCATGCAGGGGTTCTACCCCAACGACCGCAGCGCCTACGTGCTGTACGAGGCGATCGCGGAGGAGGGCGCCATCGCACTGTTCCACACCGGCCAGACCGGCGTCGGCTCGGGCATGCGCGGCGGCATGGGCATGCGGCTGAAGTTCTCCAACCCGATGTACCTGGACGACGTGGCGGCGGATTTCCCCGACATGCCGATCATCCTGGCGCATCCCTCCTTCCCCTGGCAGGAGGAGGCGCTGTCGGTGGCGACCCACAAGCCCAACGTCTACATCGACCTGTCGGGCTGGTCGCCGAAATATTTTCCGGCGATCCTGGTGCAGTACGCCAACACGATTTTGAAGCACAAGATGCTGTTCGGCTCGGACTGGCCGGCGATCACGCCGGACCGCTGGCTGGCCGATTTCGGCAAGATCGAGATCCGGGATGAGGTCCGCCCGCTCATCCTGAAGGAGAATGCGAGGAAGATTCTCAAGCTCTAG
- a CDS encoding TRAP transporter small permease codes for MRSLFRVQDGLLLLLALIGALAIITLMLHVVADVALRNAVNSPIPATYEIVTHYYMIALAFIPLAWVERGGGMVQVEVIEPLLGPRALEWSDRMVALVSTVIYGALAWVTWQTALKNYDTGVFVLAQNTRVPTWPAYFLVPLGFGLAALVTAIRMIVPKQESAK; via the coding sequence ATGCGCTCGCTTTTCCGCGTGCAGGACGGGTTGTTGTTGCTGCTTGCGCTGATCGGAGCCCTCGCCATCATCACGCTGATGTTGCACGTGGTCGCCGACGTGGCGTTGCGCAACGCCGTCAATTCGCCGATCCCGGCCACCTACGAGATCGTCACCCATTACTACATGATCGCGCTGGCCTTCATCCCGCTCGCCTGGGTCGAGCGCGGCGGCGGCATGGTGCAGGTCGAGGTGATCGAGCCGCTGCTCGGCCCCCGTGCGCTGGAATGGTCCGACCGGATGGTCGCGCTCGTGTCGACCGTCATCTACGGCGCACTGGCCTGGGTGACCTGGCAGACCGCGCTGAAGAACTACGACACCGGCGTGTTCGTGCTGGCCCAGAACACCCGGGTGCCGACCTGGCCGGCCTATTTCCTCGTGCCGCTCGGCTTCGGCCTGGCCGCACTCGTTACGGCGATCCGCATGATCGTTCCCAAGCAGGAGTCCGCGAAATGA